The Theileria parva strain Muguga chromosome 1, complete sequence, whole genome shotgun sequence DNA window TGATGTAGTTATGGTTTTATCCTGAGGGGACGGCGAATTCAGTGGATGGATATTGTTCATTGAAGTTAGTATCACCACCAGGCTGGAATTTACCATATCGAATTTACATGTACATTTTCAGTGAATACAATCAAGTCGTAATCGGCCCAATGTACCGAGAATCCTCACAATACATCACACACTCACTCAATACCTGCAAGTAACCATCATCAtactactattattattattatactattgttattattatactattattatattattataattaatgtgtgaATAGGTTAATTGGGAAGAATAAGGAGGTGGTGGAGAATGCGGAGAATAATAGGGATTATGTAATTCTAGGCCCATCGGGGAATGTATATGTGGGAGTTGGAGTGGTAGATGAGCCCGTAAGAAAACGTGAAAGTGACAAgaaatatgaatttaaatatgaCTGGGATGAAGGAGACTACGATTTTAACCAATGGCTAAAGAAACAAACATCAAACCCTGATGATCCTTTTACCTTGGACACTATAGAAAAAGAGTAAGCTAAACACTTAACACACAATTGTATAGTCGGACACATTCGATATGGTATGAATCGCATAAGTATAGACATGTGCCGGATCGCCATATATCAAGATACTGGAAAACAAGGTTTAAAGAAGACGTTTCCTGGAATCCGCCAGATTTCACCTAATATCCAATGTGTAAATACCCAACCAACACTATTCATAACTTTGTTGATTTTTATGAATTTATTTGAAGATTTACGttttatgattttttaaacatttgaAAAAATGGTTTTAAAATCAGTTTATAGGAATTTGCCAAGTTTATATAGAAGTAATTATATCCTAACGCAACGAGTAAAATATCACGCAAAGAGTAAATATGAAGGAAAAGGATTCAGAAAATTACTCGGTCCACTCTGGCCCCTGACAGTAtctttaatattaataattaatttttttagacCCCGGGATTCCTACAGTCATATGCCCTTATCACAGGCTTCTTTCTTTTATTGTATTATCCCCTGGATTCATGTTTTTTTGGTGTACGCAAACTTGTAAGTCTATTGACacatgtgtaaatatttaaataaatatttatataaatatt harbors:
- a CDS encoding putative integral membrane protein, whose amino-acid sequence is MVLKSVYRNLPSLYRSNYILTQRVKYHAKSKYEGKGFRKLLGPLWPLTTPGFLQSYALITGFFLLLYYPLDSCFFGVRKLKAEMDAKVGG